The Streptomyces racemochromogenes DNA segment TCTTCCTGAGCGACGGCGTCTACGACGTCCTCTCCCCCGCCGGTGAGGCGTACGGCCGGCACGCGCTGGCCCGGGCCGTCCTGAGCACGCGGCTGCTCCCGCCCTCGCAGGTGCCGCGGGCGCTGCTGGAGGAGCTGCCGGGATACCGGGGCGGTGTGGACGCGGTCGACGACGCGATGGTCGTCTGCCTCGACTGGCACGGGAGGCCCGGGCGGTAGGCCGGCCGGGCGGTAGGCCGGTCGGGCGGCCCGGACGGTGGCACAGTGGTGGCATGCCCCGTCCCGGCCGTTCCCGTGCGGACGAGGACCCTGCCGCGGCCCTCGCGTCCGCCGCGGAGGTCCTCGCGGTGCTGTACGCCAGGGGCCAGGACGACGTGGCGCCGGCGGTGTCGCCGTCGCAGCTGCGGGCGCTGCTCGCGGTCGAGGGCGCCGAGGGGGTCAACCTGCGGGCCCTGGGCGACGTGCTCGGCTCCCGGCCGTCGTCGGTCACCCGGCTCTGCGACCGGCTGGAGGCCATGGGGCTGCTGGTCCGCTCGCCCCATCCGTCCCGGCGGCGGGAGGTGGAGGTGCGGCTCACGGCCCAGGGGCGGGCGCTGCTGGA contains these protein-coding regions:
- a CDS encoding MarR family winged helix-turn-helix transcriptional regulator; this encodes MPRPGRSRADEDPAAALASAAEVLAVLYARGQDDVAPAVSPSQLRALLAVEGAEGVNLRALGDVLGSRPSSVTRLCDRLEAMGLLVRSPHPSRRREVEVRLTAQGRALLDQRRAVQVRELSAVLGRMAPEAVDSLVAGLAAFREAAGRPSPAGGPAAVSDSA